The [Limnothrix rosea] IAM M-220 genome contains the following window.
AAGCCTTGGCCAAAACTTTAGAAGATGCGGCTAAAAAACAAACAGAAGAGTTAACTGGTATGCGCCAAAATATGGCTACTTTACGGGCAAAATTAGAAGAACTAGCGGCGGTTAACCAAACAGAACATCAACGTTTAGCGCGGGAAGCAACGGGGGCGATCGCCCAGTTATCGGAAGATAGCCAAGTCCTAAATCATGTGCGCGAAATCATTCGATTTTGGAAGGATGCCTAGGCTCTGCGGGAAAACCGTACTTTCAGACCTTAAATATCGTCTTTAAAATAGTAAGTAAGAGATTTATGGAGCCCTACCCCATGCCACAATTTTTTCTGACTTGGTTAGCCACTGCTGCTTCTTTGTTCATTACTGCAATTGTTGTGCCGGGTTTAGCCATTACTGGGGCTCCTCCCGCATTAATCGGCGCTGCGGTATTGGGATTTGTGAATGCGATTATTAAGCCAATCCTCGTGATTTTTACGTTGCCTTTAACGATTTTGACCTTGGGTTTATTTTTATTCGTGATTAATGCGATTACCCTTGGTCTAGTGGGTTATTTGACTCCCGGATTAACCGTGGGTGGATTTTTTCCGGCGATTATTGGCTCGATTGTGTTGACTTTTGTTTCAAGTGTGATCAATCAGTTGATCGGTCAAGAGGATACGGAACAGCTTCAATAGGATTGTCTGGATAGTTCATCAAATGTACTGATTTTTTGGGGTGCTATTTTCAGCTATGCAACATATTGGATGGAAGAGGTTAAGTTCGCTTGACCTTTTTTTGGGGTTTGGGGTTTGGCAGGTGATTTCTACCAGAAGGAATGGAAGATTAGGCTAAAATGCGAAAGTTCTAAATTGTGTGGCTCGTTTGGGTGCTTGGAGTATCGCTTTGAAACGGTTTGACAAGATAGTACTCGGCAGTATTTTTGTATTGTCGTTGCTGGTAGCGTTGCTTTGGGGATTTGGCGATCGCCAGCCTGTGTCGGTGCAACAATTTAGTTGGGAAGGGAAAAAGATTAGTGTGACAGACCGCTTTTTTTCCCTATCCCTCAGTCAAGCGATTGATCCAGAGTTTGTCGCGGCTAATTTTTCGATTGATCCGCCTCTGCCGGGAAACTTGAGCTGGGCTGGGAAAGACTTTTTTTACACCCTTAATGAATTACCCATTTACGGACAGGAATATCAACTAAAGCTAGCGGCACCCGATACAGCGACGGCTAATGATGAAACTCTAGAAATACTGACATCTGACATTGCCATAGAACCGTTTTTAGCGCGTTTCCAGAGCCGCGATCGCGCCTTTGCCTATATTGGCACTGAGGGGGACGACCGTGGACGGTTAATTTTGTTTAATTTGACCCAGCAGGAAAAGAGTATTTTAACGCCGGCTGATTTGACCGTGCTTGATTTTGAAACGTACCCAGAGGGCGATCGCCTCCTTTTTGCCGCCATTCCCACTGCTGCGTTAAATACAAACCTTGACGACCTGCAGCTTTACACCGTCACAACAGGATTAAATACAACCACTACTGCAGAAGCTGAAGCTGGCATTGGCAAAATCGATTTAGTTTTAGATGCCGATGAATATGCCAATGGTAAATTTCAACTGGCAAAAAATGGCCAGCGGATTGTGGTTCAGCGGGTCAATAAAGAAGATCCCCGGGATCGCAGTTTATGGGTGATCGAAGGGAGTGCCGAGCCCCGGGGGTTAGGCATTCCTGCCGATGAATTTTTACTATCTCCCGATGCAGAGGTGATTGCCGTTTCCCAAGGAGGACAGTTGTCCATTGTTCCCCTTGGGCGTAATAGTGGCGCGATCCAAGCGAAGGAAAAATTCACGAGATTACTCGCTTTTTCACCCGATAATCAGCAGCAAATTGCCCTACAGGAAACCGATGGCATTAGTTCGCTCTACGTCCTAAATGAAAACCAAGAGGAGGGCGATCGCGTATTGCTGCGCACCTTAACGCCCATTATTGATTGTCGCTATGAACCCCGTTATGGCCAAACCCTTTATTGTCTCAAAATTGACGAAGCCGAAAGTCTCGGTCAGGTGGTGGAAGAACCCTTTTTAAGCGCCATTGATCTAGAAACCGGCGACGAAATTCCCCTATTAGCCCTGCCAAACTACCGTGATGTGCGCCTCAGTGTAGCTGCAGATGGTTTAGCGCTGTTGTTTGACCAAGTGGTGACAGCAAATCCAACGCCCAATTCGGATTTATTTACTGAAAATGGTTTAGCCGTTGAGGGAGGACGGGTTTGGCTACTCACTTTGCCGGAGCTAGAGCGGGATGTGGAGATCCAAGCTGTACCACCCGAATCGCTGATGCCCGGTTTTCGTCCCCGTTGGATGCCCTAGTTTTTCTGCGTTGGGGAGAAAGTTCGCCAAAGTGGGCAGGATAATACGCCATAATAGCCACGTGGCTTTTTGGGGCGATCGCCCCACGCCATCGTTTAGTTTGTGAATCGCTGTTTTTGTAATTGTTGCTCAGCCCAACCCCTATGACCAACATTGACCGCCTTGCTATTGCCCTGATCATTCTGTTTAGCGTCTTAATTGTCGTTGGCGTTGGCGGAGAACAGCTTTGCGGTACGGACTGTCCGTTTAATACTGGACCAAAGGTGCGGGAATTTTCTTGGCAAAATAAAGAGATTGGGGCGGAAGATACGGCGTTTATTATGACCTTTGACCGACCGATGGACACCCAAGGTGTGGTCGAAAACCTCGTCATTGATCCCCCCCTGCCGGGTAAGGTAAGTTGGGCGGGTAAACGGATGGCCTATACTTTGTTGCAGCCTGCCCCCTATGGCGAAGATTACCAGCTAAATTTACGGGGAGCCCAGGAACAGTTTGCCGCGTCGGGTAATTTAGGCAGAACGATGCAGCCGTTTGCAGGGACTTTTGGAACTCGCGACCGTGCCCTTGCCTACGTTGGTACGAGTGAAGAACAGAATGAAAGGGGACGGTTGGTTGTTTATAACTGGACAAAGGATGAAAAGCGGGTGTTAACGCCCCCCAATTTGGTTGTCCTTGATTTTCAGGTATATCCCGAAGCCAAAGCGATTTTGTTTAGTGCTGTTGACCGTACGCGACCAAATGAAGGCATTCAAGATAGTCAGCTCTACCGTGTGGAAACAGGCCTAAATCTTGACGAAGAAGCGGCGGCGGAGTTTGTGCCGACCCTTGAGCTGATTTTAGATAATGCTCAATACCAAAATTTGCAGTTTCAGCTCGCGGCTGGGGGTGAGGCGATCGCCGTCCAGCGGGTAAACCGTGATGACCCCGCCGATTTTGGGTTGTGGCTAGTGGAACCCGAAGCGGAACCCCAACCGCTTAATTTAGTCGGAGGAGATTTTGCGATCGCCCCCGATGGCGAAACTTTAGCTGTGCCCCAAGGGGAAGGCATTGGTATTTTTTCCCTAGAAAATATTCAAGAAGAACCCCTCGATTTTTTGCCGCGCTTTGGTCAAATTGTCACCTTTTCCCCCGACGGCTCATCGGCTGTACTGGTGGATTTTAATAGCGATAATCCAGAGTTACGTTACGTGCGCTCCCTCTTTCTGGTGGATAACCGCAACCGTGAACAGAAGCTTCTAGATACTGATGGTTCCGTTTTAGATTGTGATTTTGACCCAGCCCAAACACATTTATATTGCTTGGTAACGGAGTTGATTGAAGGGGTGGAATATCGCGAACAACCCTATTTTGTTGAAATTAATTTAGAAACAGGGGAATCAGCTCGCCTCGCCCAGCTCAACCAGTTTCAAGATATTAATCTCAGTATGGCTCCCGATGGCTTGGGATTGCTTTTTAGTGAGGTGCTTACGGATGTTACAGATACCGAAGAACCCTATTTTCG
Protein-coding sequences here:
- a CDS encoding phage holin family protein; the encoded protein is MPQFFLTWLATAASLFITAIVVPGLAITGAPPALIGAAVLGFVNAIIKPILVIFTLPLTILTLGLFLFVINAITLGLVGYLTPGLTVGGFFPAIIGSIVLTFVSSVINQLIGQEDTEQLQ